A section of the Spirochaeta isovalerica genome encodes:
- a CDS encoding respiratory chain complex I subunit 1 family protein, translating into MNPIITKILYALLTVFIIWNIGMVLNGFTRKVYARVNKRYGIRIYQPYIDLIKNYSLDTLVYHGVMYYLGPIFRLTSGVGMVLFIPLIYGSEIFSNFSFAGDAILILYFMFFGTLGMALGSNETGQPYSTIGVARGLAQVTAAEVPLVLAFLSVFIQNQSLSISEIVSVQQGGFMHWTMWTNPMATATAMLAYLGSMMRSPFDVVLAPQEIPIGPPTEYHGSFLAILSTNRPIFAVAKTILFVNMFFGGATNWGMFILKATTLYMWSVVTGTIYPRFRVDQSIRFFLKVPLIMGLLSILLLQFM; encoded by the coding sequence ATGAATCCTATTATTACTAAAATTTTATACGCGCTACTAACTGTGTTTATAATATGGAACATAGGTATGGTGCTTAACGGTTTTACCCGGAAGGTATACGCCAGGGTAAACAAACGGTACGGGATCCGGATTTACCAGCCCTACATCGACCTTATCAAGAACTATTCTCTCGATACGCTGGTCTATCACGGGGTTATGTATTATCTGGGACCCATATTCCGCCTTACCAGCGGTGTGGGGATGGTTCTGTTCATCCCGCTGATCTACGGTTCGGAAATATTCAGCAACTTCTCCTTCGCCGGAGACGCCATTCTGATTCTCTACTTCATGTTCTTCGGAACTCTGGGAATGGCGCTCGGTTCAAATGAAACGGGACAGCCCTACTCGACCATCGGCGTCGCAAGAGGTCTGGCTCAGGTAACGGCTGCAGAGGTTCCCCTCGTTCTGGCTTTCCTTTCGGTTTTCATTCAGAACCAGAGTCTGTCCATTTCGGAAATCGTATCTGTACAGCAGGGCGGTTTCATGCACTGGACCATGTGGACCAACCCCATGGCGACGGCTACGGCCATGCTCGCCTACCTGGGATCGATGATGCGGTCTCCCTTTGACGTCGTTCTGGCGCCGCAGGAAATCCCCATAGGACCGCCGACGGAATATCACGGTTCATTTCTGGCGATTCTGTCGACAAACCGTCCGATCTTCGCCGTTGCCAAGACCATACTGTTCGTTAATATGTTCTTCGGCGGAGCCACCAACTGGGGGATGTTCATCCTCAAGGCAACGACCCTTTATATGTGGTCCGTTGTCACCGGAACCATTTATCCCCGGTTCAGAGTGGATCAGTCCATCCGCTTTTTCCTGAAGGTGCCTCTGATTATGGGGCTGCTTTCTATCCTGCTGCTGCAGTTTATGTAA
- a CDS encoding NADH-quinone oxidoreductase subunit B produces the protein MEKFKDFKKRTVIAPDGEKIEIDPMKDYYCDAIPTPRKDYDKIPGILENFKNWARSESLWILAYGSGCGAIEMRPLMTPKHDAYRYGIQWRPTPRQANLLMISGYLSVKTLRIVVRAYEQMPSPKYVMGLGSCTINGGMYWDSYNTINRLDHFMPVDTYVTGCMPRPEALIAGFDELKKIIRAGKGVGADKYAENFAWYKENQKKILGDVGLPEYSW, from the coding sequence ATGGAAAAATTTAAAGATTTTAAAAAGAGGACGGTTATCGCACCTGATGGGGAGAAGATTGAAATCGATCCCATGAAGGATTACTACTGCGACGCCATCCCGACGCCCCGGAAGGATTATGATAAAATTCCGGGCATACTGGAAAACTTCAAAAACTGGGCGAGAAGCGAATCGCTCTGGATCCTGGCCTACGGTTCGGGATGCGGAGCCATCGAAATGCGCCCCCTTATGACGCCGAAGCACGACGCGTATCGTTACGGCATTCAGTGGAGACCGACTCCCAGACAGGCCAACCTGCTTATGATATCCGGGTACCTGTCGGTAAAAACGCTGCGGATCGTCGTAAGAGCCTACGAGCAGATGCCCTCTCCCAAATACGTTATGGGACTGGGAAGCTGCACCATCAACGGCGGTATGTACTGGGACAGCTACAACACCATCAACAGGCTGGATCATTTCATGCCCGTTGACACATATGTGACCGGCTGTATGCCCCGTCCCGAAGCGCTGATAGCCGGTTTCGATGAACTGAAAAAGATTATCCGCGCCGGCAAAGGCGTAGGTGCTGACAAATACGCGGAGAACTTCGCGTGGTATAAAGAAAATCAGAAAAAGATTCTCGGCGACGTCGGTCTGCCCGAGTACAGCTGGTAA
- a CDS encoding NADH-quinone oxidoreductase subunit C — MMKEIVNRLKEKFPVTAEIYQRDDLTFVTVEKKYGVDAVAYLKEYEGFTHLVLLTAVDWLEEGEFQLTYLLNNPKAKHDIGLRVRIDRETAEMQTAHHLWPAVTTYEQELNEMFGISFPGSPRQGHRFILDEAWQGPPPYRRDFDTKKYSEETYFPRPGRSKIDPAEHMKKKLYPEGM, encoded by the coding sequence ATGATGAAAGAGATTGTCAATCGACTGAAAGAAAAATTCCCCGTGACAGCTGAAATCTATCAGCGGGACGACCTGACCTTTGTCACTGTGGAAAAGAAATACGGCGTCGACGCCGTCGCATACCTGAAGGAATACGAAGGGTTCACCCATCTGGTTCTGCTCACCGCCGTTGACTGGCTGGAAGAGGGAGAGTTTCAGCTCACCTATCTTCTCAACAATCCGAAAGCGAAGCACGACATCGGCCTCAGGGTTAGAATCGACAGGGAAACTGCTGAGATGCAGACAGCCCATCACCTCTGGCCTGCCGTAACGACCTACGAGCAGGAACTGAATGAAATGTTCGGTATATCCTTTCCGGGAAGTCCCCGTCAGGGACACCGCTTCATTCTCGACGAAGCCTGGCAGGGACCGCCTCCTTACAGAAGGGACTTCGATACGAAGAAGTACTCCGAGGAGACCTACTTCCCGAGACCGGGACGTTCCAAGATCGATCCGGCGGAACACATGAAGAAAAAACTGTATCCGGAGGGAATGTGA
- a CDS encoding NADH-quinone oxidoreductase subunit D, whose translation MFTFNEDRSLFPEHDEKGKPIVDVESGQFTKIWQGPIHPGMTGNMSLELTIQGDEIMDCVTHVGYLHRGFEKLMERRRFIQCFPICVRVAVPEPDFNEYCLASTIEELGGIEVPEAADWMRTLLLEMSRLQSYLAQMGGQGSSFGLGLIGQWTIWARDLVLDRFEEISGGRIYHMHMPPGGVRSLLPSGFVGRMNETLDEISAVMEEVERVLFHNSVFKKRAIGLGYIDPKWVDEYGITGPNARAAGVAKDVRKDNPYLMYDRLDFDVHLEYDSDVFARTKVRYKDILTTIDLIRQILPQVPTKGEFMAEVPNVLHWKIPYGETYKRAECTRGEYGYYTVTDGSGYPRRINVRGPSYTHAVTLMEKMAINLNIADTAGVMSSLHTYPPEVER comes from the coding sequence ATGTTTACTTTCAATGAAGACAGATCGCTGTTTCCCGAACACGATGAAAAAGGGAAACCGATTGTAGATGTGGAAAGCGGGCAGTTCACCAAAATCTGGCAGGGCCCCATCCACCCCGGTATGACCGGAAATATGTCTCTCGAGCTGACCATTCAGGGCGATGAGATCATGGACTGCGTCACCCATGTGGGTTACCTCCACAGAGGATTTGAGAAGCTGATGGAAAGACGGCGCTTTATCCAGTGCTTTCCCATCTGTGTCCGCGTCGCCGTTCCGGAACCGGACTTCAACGAATACTGTCTGGCTTCGACAATCGAAGAGCTCGGCGGCATCGAAGTCCCCGAAGCGGCCGACTGGATGAGGACTCTCCTTCTGGAAATGTCCAGGCTCCAGTCCTATCTCGCCCAGATGGGCGGACAGGGGAGCTCATTCGGTCTGGGACTGATCGGCCAGTGGACCATCTGGGCGAGAGACCTTGTTCTCGACCGGTTCGAAGAGATCTCCGGCGGACGTATCTACCATATGCACATGCCTCCCGGAGGAGTCAGAAGCCTCCTTCCCTCAGGTTTTGTCGGCAGAATGAATGAAACGCTCGATGAAATAAGCGCCGTTATGGAGGAAGTGGAAAGAGTTCTCTTCCACAACTCGGTTTTCAAAAAGAGAGCCATCGGCCTCGGATACATCGATCCCAAATGGGTCGATGAATACGGTATAACAGGCCCCAATGCCAGGGCCGCCGGTGTGGCGAAGGACGTGAGAAAGGACAATCCCTACCTCATGTACGACAGGCTCGACTTCGACGTTCACCTGGAATACGACTCCGATGTTTTTGCCAGAACGAAAGTTCGTTACAAAGACATTCTGACAACCATCGATCTGATCCGCCAGATACTCCCTCAGGTTCCGACCAAAGGGGAATTCATGGCTGAAGTTCCCAACGTTCTCCACTGGAAGATTCCCTATGGGGAGACTTACAAAAGAGCCGAGTGTACCAGAGGCGAGTACGGTTACTACACCGTAACCGACGGAAGCGGATACCCGAGACGGATCAACGTCCGCGGTCCCTCCTACACCCATGCGGTAACGCTGATGGAGAAAATGGCAATCAATCTTAATATCGCGGATACGGCGGGCGTCATGTCGTCGCTCCACACCTATCCGCCTGAAGTAGAGAGGTAG
- a CDS encoding FAD-dependent oxidoreductase — translation MSLKDVLMPFTAWGNLFKTPVTIKDSRNVEAAPRYRGFHMNDADKCIGCGTCEEICQNAAIDLVEVAGYEAKDGDSGLRPMIDYGRCCWCALCVDVCTTQSLRLTNEYKWISSDPEDFRFVPGVDEKHWNNRTEGYTKMEGYDLYSTNRVEMGELHAEERDKSFVEMIKGYSLEQAQKEADRCVACGICTATCPAHMGIPAYIEAVRNDDMEEGLRILYETNPLPEICGRICTHKCETVCSVGHKGDALSIRWLKRYIADQVPAERYKEILGTDQIVKNGKKVAIVGAGPAGLSAAHYLALMGYEVKIFEVQEAPGGMTRYGIPEYRLPYEMIDKDVDYIKSLGVEFQFGTRVGVDVPLETLEKEFDAVFAGTGLHLGRSTRVPGSDHKRVYQAIDLLRDVSYGKEIDLAEKIVVVGGGNVAMDITRTIARLQNKKFGKVDVTATCLEAEGSMPADDEEVIEAREEKATIDPGWGPQEIIVENGEIKGLKVAKCLRIFDDEGRFNPSMDMENQKVFEAEMIVESIGQGMDISYTDNIKEKLTFGPRGRIQVSPDFQSDIPWLFVGGDIIEGPDVIHGIANGHKAAKGIDKFLKDK, via the coding sequence ATGAGTTTAAAAGATGTTTTAATGCCCTTTACCGCCTGGGGTAACCTGTTCAAAACACCGGTTACCATCAAGGACTCGCGAAATGTGGAAGCGGCTCCGCGGTACAGAGGTTTCCATATGAACGATGCCGATAAATGTATCGGCTGCGGAACCTGCGAGGAGATCTGCCAGAATGCCGCCATAGACCTGGTTGAAGTAGCCGGTTATGAAGCGAAAGACGGCGATTCGGGTCTCCGCCCCATGATCGATTACGGGCGCTGCTGCTGGTGCGCTCTCTGCGTCGATGTCTGTACGACTCAGTCGCTCAGGCTGACTAACGAGTACAAATGGATTTCTTCCGATCCCGAAGACTTCCGCTTTGTCCCCGGTGTGGATGAAAAGCACTGGAACAACAGAACAGAAGGCTACACGAAAATGGAAGGTTACGACCTGTACAGCACTAATAGAGTGGAAATGGGCGAGCTCCATGCGGAAGAAAGAGACAAATCCTTTGTGGAAATGATCAAGGGTTATTCTCTCGAACAGGCTCAGAAGGAAGCGGACCGCTGCGTGGCCTGCGGAATCTGTACAGCCACATGTCCCGCTCATATGGGTATTCCCGCATATATCGAGGCGGTGAGAAATGACGACATGGAAGAGGGCTTGCGGATTCTATACGAAACCAACCCGCTGCCTGAAATCTGCGGACGAATCTGTACACATAAGTGCGAGACGGTCTGTTCGGTGGGTCACAAGGGCGATGCCCTGTCTATCCGCTGGCTGAAACGGTATATCGCCGATCAGGTTCCTGCCGAACGGTACAAGGAGATCCTGGGAACCGATCAAATCGTGAAAAACGGTAAAAAGGTCGCTATCGTCGGCGCCGGTCCCGCCGGTCTTTCGGCAGCCCACTACCTGGCTCTGATGGGCTATGAAGTGAAAATCTTCGAAGTTCAGGAGGCGCCGGGAGGGATGACCCGATACGGGATCCCCGAATACAGGCTCCCCTACGAAATGATCGACAAAGATGTGGATTACATCAAATCGCTCGGAGTGGAATTTCAGTTCGGCACCAGAGTCGGCGTCGATGTACCCCTGGAAACTCTTGAAAAAGAGTTCGATGCGGTATTTGCCGGAACCGGTCTCCACCTGGGAAGAAGCACGAGAGTGCCCGGTTCGGACCACAAACGGGTCTACCAGGCCATCGATCTGCTCAGAGATGTTTCCTATGGCAAAGAGATCGATCTGGCTGAAAAAATTGTCGTTGTCGGTGGTGGAAACGTGGCTATGGACATCACCAGAACTATTGCCAGACTCCAGAATAAGAAGTTCGGTAAAGTGGATGTGACAGCGACCTGTCTGGAAGCGGAAGGCTCCATGCCTGCCGATGATGAGGAAGTCATCGAGGCGCGTGAAGAAAAGGCAACTATCGATCCCGGCTGGGGTCCTCAGGAGATCATTGTCGAAAACGGCGAGATCAAGGGACTGAAAGTGGCCAAATGTCTGAGAATCTTCGATGACGAAGGCCGGTTCAACCCTTCTATGGACATGGAGAACCAGAAAGTTTTCGAAGCGGAAATGATCGTCGAGTCAATCGGTCAGGGAATGGATATCAGTTATACTGATAACATTAAGGAAAAATTGACATTCGGTCCGAGAGGACGGATTCAGGTGAGCCCGGACTTCCAGTCCGATATCCCCTGGCTCTTCGTCGGCGGAGATATAATCGAAGGTCCCGACGTTATTCACGGGATAGCCAACGGCCATAAAGCGGCCAAAGGCATCGATAAGTTTCTGAAAGATAAATGA
- a CDS encoding MarR family winged helix-turn-helix transcriptional regulator, protein MKKLRKGGILLSKVHQLSGRIFNRLLKDSRFDELNGAQGRILFVLWEQDDIPITDLAKKSMLTKSTLTAMLDKLETTGFIRRVSDPSDRRKIRIQRTGKDRDFQKLFTRVSEDMTGIWYDGFSNEEVESFETYLQRVLDNLISWESHS, encoded by the coding sequence ATGAAAAAACTGAGAAAAGGGGGAATCCTTCTTTCCAAAGTGCATCAGTTAAGCGGTAGAATTTTCAACCGCCTACTAAAGGATTCCCGATTTGACGAGCTAAATGGAGCTCAGGGACGGATCCTTTTTGTTCTCTGGGAGCAAGATGATATTCCAATTACCGATCTGGCAAAAAAGAGCATGCTGACCAAGTCGACATTAACCGCCATGCTGGACAAACTTGAAACTACGGGATTTATCAGGCGTGTTTCCGATCCCTCTGACCGTAGGAAGATCCGCATTCAACGTACTGGAAAGGATAGAGATTTTCAGAAACTTTTTACCAGAGTGTCAGAAGATATGACTGGAATCTGGTACGATGGGTTTTCTAATGAGGAAGTCGAGTCATTCGAGACTTATTTGCAGAGAGTCCTTGACAATTTAATCAGCTGGGAAAGCCATTCCTGA
- a CDS encoding pyridoxamine 5'-phosphate oxidase family protein, whose product MEKKEILEKIKELYKECFVFYLATVDANGNPGIRAVENLRYPVNYPELVDKFAGMENCFDLYMSTFKSSGKYRDLEKNDKASVYFHKSPEWFGVSMLCDVVILDDKESRKKFWADKFDYFWKGIDDPEYKLIKLVPIKIDGWTGEHQFHYENI is encoded by the coding sequence ATGGAAAAAAAGGAAATTTTAGAAAAAATAAAAGAACTCTATAAAGAATGTTTCGTTTTCTATTTGGCGACCGTTGATGCGAATGGTAATCCTGGAATTAGAGCGGTAGAAAATCTTAGATATCCCGTCAACTATCCCGAGCTGGTCGATAAATTTGCCGGAATGGAGAACTGCTTTGATCTTTATATGTCCACTTTTAAGTCTTCGGGAAAATACCGGGATCTGGAGAAAAATGATAAAGCTTCAGTTTATTTTCACAAATCTCCCGAGTGGTTCGGTGTTTCAATGCTCTGTGACGTTGTAATACTCGATGACAAAGAGAGCAGGAAAAAGTTCTGGGCTGATAAATTCGATTATTTCTGGAAAGGTATCGACGATCCCGAATATAAATTAATAAAACTTGTTCCGATAAAAATTGATGGTTGGACTGGTGAACATCAGTTCCATTATGAGAATATATGA
- a CDS encoding metal-dependent hydrolase, with protein MAGLAHIGVGFALTLAAPEAPAAAIVISAEVLDLLCIPAAFFKDRGSLIFKATHSLAGSLIWTAIAMGITAVLKADLRTVLVIGIAVFSHWILDFITHPMGAVMGEKPRKPQPPDLPLTFSDNSKLVGLGLYNNSVVLSYIVDLGVTLIGIGLFVYYFFN; from the coding sequence ATGGCAGGACTAGCGCATATAGGAGTTGGATTCGCACTGACCCTGGCAGCCCCGGAAGCGCCGGCTGCAGCTATCGTAATAAGCGCGGAAGTACTTGATCTTCTATGCATCCCCGCTGCGTTTTTTAAAGACCGAGGATCTCTCATTTTCAAAGCGACTCACAGTCTCGCTGGTTCTCTCATCTGGACGGCAATAGCCATGGGAATCACTGCGGTCCTGAAGGCAGATCTGCGGACCGTACTTGTCATTGGAATAGCAGTCTTCAGCCATTGGATCCTCGATTTTATAACTCATCCCATGGGCGCCGTAATGGGTGAAAAGCCGAGAAAGCCACAGCCGCCCGATCTCCCCCTCACCTTCTCGGACAATTCGAAACTGGTCGGCCTGGGGTTATACAACAATTCTGTTGTCCTGTCCTATATCGTTGATCTTGGGGTGACTCTGATCGGAATCGGGCTTTTTGTTTACTATTTTTTTAACTGA
- a CDS encoding DUF4386 domain-containing protein produces MDTVSSGKKTARIAGLFYLLYISASIISEAMGHFVFEEAGETVEYLIGHGTAFRAGILVALFSGVLFLIAAWALNVLLSKINREAALLLFLLNLAGFVIWCISLSHLFSAADLLSGAYSEVFTPEELKAQAMVFINSRKTGAAIAQIPYSLWLLPLGYLIYKSDFIPRIFGVFLFADAVGLLLYLSQELVFPFCNLISYPSFLISFIAEVSLACWLLLIGVKKGDPESALITR; encoded by the coding sequence ATGGATACTGTTTCATCCGGCAAAAAAACCGCACGGATCGCCGGATTGTTTTATCTGCTCTATATTTCAGCTTCAATTATTTCCGAAGCCATGGGACATTTTGTCTTTGAAGAAGCCGGGGAAACCGTGGAATATCTTATCGGGCACGGGACAGCATTCAGGGCGGGGATCCTTGTCGCACTGTTTTCCGGTGTTCTTTTTCTCATTGCCGCATGGGCTTTGAATGTTTTATTGAGTAAGATCAATAGAGAAGCAGCTCTCTTGTTGTTTCTTCTGAATCTGGCTGGATTTGTCATCTGGTGTATCAGTCTTTCCCATCTCTTCTCAGCTGCCGATTTGTTATCGGGAGCCTATTCGGAGGTATTCACTCCGGAGGAATTAAAGGCTCAGGCGATGGTGTTCATCAATTCGAGAAAAACCGGCGCTGCAATTGCGCAGATCCCCTATAGTCTCTGGCTCCTGCCTCTGGGATACCTGATCTATAAATCAGATTTCATTCCCCGGATATTTGGCGTTTTTTTATTTGCCGATGCTGTCGGGCTTCTTCTATATCTCAGTCAGGAGCTCGTTTTCCCGTTCTGTAATCTGATCTCATATCCCAGCTTTTTAATCAGTTTTATCGCTGAAGTATCTCTCGCTTGCTGGCTCCTGCTTATCGGAGTTAAGAAGGGCGATCCGGAATCAGCTTTAATAACCCGCTGA
- a CDS encoding TetR/AcrR family transcriptional regulator: MNKERKKRDTSRKHKLILDSAIDLFGQKGYEAVSMDEIAETAHVSKRTVYNHFQSKEKLFQEIVEIFVAQSDLKKPLDYSPSIPIREQLESFVRAAMHMIDDPRRRSLSKLLTSVFIMDPLFCRQTYSAYSPHKALINWLKDAGADGRIRCASPELAAKVFYGLVEGCITWNALMSEGISLADIDPVIDELIEVFLSRYGADSLK, translated from the coding sequence ATGAATAAAGAACGAAAAAAACGCGATACAAGCCGGAAGCACAAGCTAATTCTGGATAGCGCCATCGATCTATTCGGCCAAAAAGGTTATGAAGCTGTCAGCATGGACGAGATTGCCGAAACGGCCCATGTGTCAAAAAGAACCGTATACAACCATTTCCAGAGTAAGGAAAAGCTGTTTCAGGAAATTGTCGAAATCTTTGTGGCTCAGAGCGATTTAAAAAAGCCCCTCGATTATTCTCCCTCCATACCAATCAGAGAGCAACTGGAATCATTTGTCCGGGCGGCCATGCATATGATTGACGATCCCCGGCGCAGAAGCCTGTCAAAACTGCTGACTTCTGTTTTTATTATGGATCCCCTCTTCTGCAGACAAACCTACAGCGCGTACTCACCTCATAAGGCTTTGATTAACTGGCTGAAAGATGCCGGCGCAGATGGCAGAATCCGATGCGCATCTCCTGAGCTTGCGGCAAAAGTGTTCTACGGCCTTGTTGAGGGATGCATCACATGGAATGCCCTCATGTCAGAGGGCATCAGCCTGGCGGATATCGATCCAGTCATAGATGAATTGATAGAAGTGTTTTTATCCCGCTATGGAGCAGATTCTCTGAAATAA
- a CDS encoding substrate-binding domain-containing protein, translating to MKKILCVLAVLIAIGPFVLSASGTQESGLIKVGIVNLPPEESGYRQANVEAMNTVFSEANGYDAKQTNTGDNSEQIAAAKGYIRDGVDYLLISAANSSGWDDTLKSAKDAGIKVILFDRAIDTAASNYQAALLSDMAYEGNTAVEWVLGLDLDEINLILIRGQMGSAAEIGRSAAVLKAEKEGKLNIVADGTGGDSWSLEEARKVVEAAIAAGKDFNVIYAENDGMAQGAVQALEAAGISHGKNGKVKIIGFDFNRFALRNVQAGYWDADMQCNPRQAAEISRWIQSGNLPSGIVYQEELLFTTDTITDADIENWGINADPGKGVVTR from the coding sequence ATGAAGAAAATCTTATGTGTACTGGCAGTTTTAATCGCAATCGGCCCCTTTGTTCTTTCAGCTTCCGGCACCCAGGAATCCGGTCTGATCAAAGTGGGTATTGTAAACCTGCCCCCCGAAGAATCAGGTTACAGACAGGCCAATGTCGAAGCAATGAACACTGTTTTCTCGGAAGCGAACGGCTATGACGCGAAACAGACCAATACCGGTGATAACAGCGAACAGATCGCAGCGGCAAAAGGCTACATCAGAGATGGAGTTGATTACCTCCTGATATCAGCAGCGAATTCATCCGGTTGGGACGATACGTTAAAGTCTGCAAAAGATGCAGGCATCAAAGTCATTCTCTTTGACCGTGCCATAGATACGGCTGCTTCCAACTACCAGGCAGCTCTTCTCTCTGATATGGCTTATGAAGGCAATACAGCAGTTGAATGGGTTCTGGGACTGGATCTGGACGAAATTAATCTGATTCTCATTCGCGGCCAGATGGGCTCTGCAGCAGAAATCGGCCGAAGCGCCGCTGTTCTCAAAGCTGAAAAAGAGGGAAAACTCAATATAGTAGCCGACGGAACAGGCGGTGACAGCTGGAGTCTTGAAGAAGCCAGGAAAGTTGTGGAAGCCGCCATTGCGGCCGGAAAAGATTTCAACGTCATCTACGCGGAAAACGACGGTATGGCCCAGGGCGCTGTTCAGGCTCTCGAAGCAGCCGGAATCAGCCACGGAAAAAACGGCAAGGTCAAGATAATCGGTTTCGACTTTAACCGCTTTGCTCTCCGGAACGTACAGGCCGGATACTGGGACGCGGACATGCAGTGCAATCCCCGTCAGGCTGCCGAGATTTCAAGATGGATACAGAGCGGAAACCTTCCCAGCGGAATCGTTTATCAGGAAGAACTGCTCTTTACAACTGACACCATTACCGATGCTGACATCGAGAATTGGGGAATCAATGCCGATCCCGGAAAAGGTGTTGTAACCAGATAA
- a CDS encoding sugar ABC transporter ATP-binding protein, with translation MMSEIILEMKAVSKTFPGVKALDNVDFMLRKGEIHALMGENGAGKSTLVKVITGVYEKDSGFIDLDGRSIHFRSPQEAQNSGIGTVYQEITLCPNLTVAENLFTGRGRSPFIQWKKMNDKAARLLDSLGIPASPVQELTSCSLAVQQMIAIARAVDMDCKILILDEPTSSLDEDEVKKLFHLMGELKARGVGIIFITHFLEQVYEISDRITVLRNGKQIGEYETSSLPQIELISKMMGKDLDDVTKIKNQDTVKKDESEPVFESTALSSDAGVRPFDFTIRKGEVNGFAGLLGSGRSESARAIFAADKVTGGKVRMNGRAVKIRTPLDAMRKGIGYLPEDRKGDGIIADLSVRDNIILALQVLKGFFKPFTRGQAEEFANEFIKKLNIKTPTADTPIRSLSGGNQQKVILARWLLTHPEYLILDEPTRGIDIGTKVEIQKLVLQLAGEGMSLTFISSEIEEMLRTCSRMIIMKDREIVGELSGADLTENDVMNVIAQGGK, from the coding sequence TTGATGTCAGAAATCATACTCGAAATGAAAGCTGTCAGCAAAACCTTTCCAGGTGTAAAAGCTCTCGACAACGTAGACTTCATGCTTCGGAAAGGCGAGATTCATGCCCTTATGGGCGAAAACGGCGCGGGAAAGTCCACACTGGTAAAAGTCATTACCGGGGTATACGAAAAGGATTCGGGCTTCATAGATCTGGACGGACGCTCCATCCACTTCAGGTCTCCTCAGGAAGCGCAGAACTCCGGGATAGGCACGGTCTATCAGGAAATCACTCTTTGCCCCAACCTGACCGTGGCAGAGAATCTGTTTACGGGGCGGGGCCGCAGCCCCTTTATTCAATGGAAAAAAATGAACGATAAAGCCGCGCGGCTGCTCGACTCGCTGGGAATTCCGGCCAGTCCCGTTCAGGAACTGACCAGCTGCTCCCTTGCAGTTCAGCAGATGATAGCCATTGCGCGAGCCGTCGATATGGATTGCAAGATCCTCATTCTTGATGAGCCGACTTCGTCACTTGACGAAGATGAGGTAAAAAAACTCTTCCATCTTATGGGCGAACTGAAAGCCCGGGGCGTGGGGATCATCTTTATAACCCATTTTCTCGAGCAGGTTTACGAAATCAGCGACAGAATTACGGTTCTCCGCAATGGCAAGCAGATCGGTGAATATGAAACATCGTCTCTCCCCCAGATCGAACTTATCTCTAAGATGATGGGTAAGGATCTGGATGATGTCACAAAGATAAAAAATCAGGATACGGTGAAAAAGGATGAAAGCGAACCGGTATTTGAAAGCACGGCCCTTTCAAGCGACGCCGGTGTCAGACCCTTCGATTTCACTATCCGCAAAGGCGAAGTGAACGGGTTCGCCGGACTTCTCGGCTCGGGACGGAGCGAAAGTGCCCGCGCGATCTTTGCCGCGGACAAGGTTACGGGCGGAAAAGTGAGAATGAACGGCAGAGCCGTGAAAATCAGAACGCCTCTGGATGCTATGAGAAAGGGAATCGGTTACCTGCCGGAGGATCGTAAAGGAGACGGCATCATCGCCGATCTCTCAGTTCGGGACAACATTATTCTGGCTCTTCAGGTTCTGAAAGGCTTCTTCAAACCTTTTACGCGGGGACAGGCCGAAGAGTTTGCCAATGAGTTTATAAAAAAACTGAATATAAAGACCCCGACTGCCGACACGCCGATCAGATCTCTTTCGGGCGGCAACCAGCAGAAAGTCATTCTGGCCCGTTGGCTCCTTACCCATCCCGAATACCTGATTCTCGATGAACCGACGAGGGGAATCGATATCGGAACCAAGGTGGAAATTCAGAAGCTGGTACTCCAGCTGGCCGGAGAAGGAATGAGTTTGACTTTCATCTCTTCGGAAATCGAAGAAATGCTCCGAACCTGCTCCAGAATGATAATTATGAAAGACCGGGAAATAGTCGGAGAACTCAGCGGAGCGGATCTGACGGAAAACGATGTCATGAATGTCATAGCTCAGGGAGGTAAATGA